A single window of Pontiella agarivorans DNA harbors:
- a CDS encoding phosphate-starvation-inducible PsiE family protein translates to MKILLEKFEHFIVLTLMAFMMFAVFLATVEVGVILWQEMLKPPKWLLDVAEMMEVFGFILMVIIGLELLETIKAYLLKHEIHVEVVLLVALVAVARKVIILDYKTATPEMMFSVAALVLSMSAGFFLVRHSLSHSRKRSEKPER, encoded by the coding sequence ATGAAAATATTACTCGAAAAGTTTGAACATTTCATTGTCCTCACCCTTATGGCATTCATGATGTTTGCTGTATTTCTCGCCACAGTCGAAGTCGGCGTTATTCTTTGGCAGGAAATGCTGAAACCCCCGAAATGGCTGCTGGATGTTGCTGAAATGATGGAGGTTTTCGGATTTATTCTGATGGTCATCATCGGCCTCGAACTGCTTGAAACGATCAAAGCCTATCTGCTGAAACATGAAATTCATGTCGAGGTTGTACTGCTGGTCGCACTGGTGGCCGTTGCACGGAAAGTCATCATTCTGGATTATAAAACAGCCACCCCTGAAATGATGTTTTCCGTGGCTGCGCTGGTGCTCTCGATGTCGGCCGGTTTTTTTCTGGTGCGCCATTCCCTGTCGCACAGCCGGAAACGCTCGGAAAAACCGGAACGTTAA